The proteins below come from a single Desulfovibrio sp. genomic window:
- a CDS encoding DUF6051 family protein, whose protein sequence is MLYSKLVTLFSGGVSFSEDEVPFGNNFVVRNFSFHSPARQRGVSAYSGIAASATGSEVDEEIQENNNFRYHVMMPAGMGKARNVVIMLHGLNERYWTKYLPWAASVVEATGHAVVLFPLAFHMNRAPAKWADPQRMAQLSRERKRTLPTLTSSSFVNAAISARLCEQPERFIQSGLESYYDLINLVEMIKNDLHPAIDKDTTIDFFTYSIGTLLGDLVMMANMSGYFSASRHVSFCGGPVVSGLHPESKFILDSEAVGKLRECLLSKERLEVLLSDNTEFEKAFRCMLDYGIGNSEREERLRSMGARRYVIALADDRVVTVNEIRNTFKKNINNGITVDIMQYTYRYQHEQPFPVLTKMFSNIDRQFQRTFDKICNFLKR, encoded by the coding sequence ATGCTCTATTCAAAACTTGTCACACTTTTTTCGGGCGGAGTCAGTTTTTCAGAGGACGAAGTGCCTTTTGGCAATAACTTTGTCGTCAGAAATTTCAGCTTTCATTCACCCGCTCGGCAGAGGGGTGTCTCGGCATATTCTGGGATTGCTGCCAGCGCCACGGGATCAGAAGTTGATGAAGAAATTCAGGAGAATAATAATTTCAGATACCATGTGATGATGCCAGCTGGCATGGGAAAAGCCCGCAATGTTGTCATCATGCTCCATGGCCTGAATGAACGATACTGGACCAAATATCTGCCGTGGGCCGCATCCGTTGTTGAAGCGACTGGCCATGCCGTTGTTCTTTTTCCCCTCGCATTCCATATGAACCGCGCCCCGGCCAAGTGGGCAGATCCGCAACGCATGGCGCAGCTGAGCCGCGAGCGGAAGCGTACCCTGCCAACGCTCACCAGTTCCAGCTTTGTCAATGCGGCCATTAGCGCACGTCTTTGCGAACAGCCTGAGCGCTTTATCCAGTCGGGTCTAGAAAGTTACTATGATCTCATCAATCTTGTTGAAATGATAAAGAATGATCTTCATCCGGCCATCGATAAAGATACCACAATTGATTTTTTTACCTACTCTATCGGGACTCTTCTCGGCGACCTTGTCATGATGGCAAATATGTCGGGATATTTTTCAGCATCACGGCATGTTTCATTTTGTGGCGGGCCTGTCGTCAGCGGCCTGCACCCGGAATCAAAGTTTATCCTCGACAGCGAAGCCGTGGGCAAACTCAGGGAGTGCCTGCTTTCAAAAGAAAGACTTGAAGTTTTGCTCTCAGACAACACCGAGTTTGAAAAAGCCTTTCGCTGTATGCTTGATTATGGGATAGGCAACAGTGAACGTGAGGAACGTCTGCGGAGCATGGGGGCACGACGCTACGTGATCGCCCTGGCCGACGATCGCGTTGTCACAGTCAATGAAATTCGCAATACTTTTAAAAAAAATATAAACAATGGCATTACGGTAGATATAATGCAGTATACTTACAGATATCAACATGAACAACCATTTCCAGTGCTCACAAAAATGTTCAGCAATATTGACAGGCAGTTTCAGCGAACATTTGACAAAATTTGCAACTTTTTGAAAAGATAG